From one Pontibacillus sp. HMF3514 genomic stretch:
- a CDS encoding mechanosensitive ion channel family protein, translated as MDFMKDGEFNMGGLLEAVITGGLKIGLVLIVFLIVSPIGKKIITSSIQKAGKKQKISEGRSKTLEKLSINVYSYVLGFILIATIFGLLNIDLAPLIAGAGIIGLAIGFGAQGLVSDIVTGFFLLIEKQIEVDEYVTAGGMNGVVEEIGLRTTQIRSFDGTLNFVPNRHISTVSNHSRGNMRALVDIGIAYGENIDEAMKVLQQVCDEFAQNDNRFKDGPNVLGVQTLGSSDVVLRVLGHTENMQQWAVERDLRKRMKEALDAAGIEIPFPHQVYIEKKED; from the coding sequence ATGGATTTTATGAAAGACGGTGAATTTAATATGGGAGGCCTTTTAGAAGCTGTTATAACAGGTGGACTTAAAATTGGCCTTGTACTGATTGTTTTCTTAATCGTATCTCCTATTGGCAAGAAAATTATTACTTCTTCTATTCAAAAGGCAGGTAAGAAGCAGAAAATTTCCGAAGGACGTTCTAAAACATTAGAAAAATTAAGCATAAATGTTTATTCATACGTTTTAGGCTTTATCCTTATTGCTACAATCTTTGGATTATTAAACATTGACCTAGCACCACTTATTGCAGGTGCAGGAATTATTGGACTTGCGATCGGCTTTGGTGCTCAAGGGCTCGTAAGTGATATCGTAACAGGTTTCTTTCTGTTAATTGAAAAGCAAATTGAAGTAGATGAGTACGTAACGGCTGGTGGTATGAATGGTGTTGTTGAAGAAATTGGATTAAGAACGACTCAAATCCGCAGCTTTGACGGAACATTAAATTTTGTACCGAACCGTCACATCAGCACAGTAAGCAACCACTCTCGAGGAAACATGCGTGCACTTGTTGATATCGGCATAGCTTACGGTGAAAACATTGATGAAGCTATGAAAGTGTTACAACAAGTTTGTGATGAATTTGCTCAAAACGATAACCGCTTCAAGGATGGTCCAAATGTATTAGGTGTACAAACATTAGGCTCTTCTGATGTAGTCCTGCGTGTATTAGGACACACTGAAAACATGCAGCAATGGGCTGTTGAACGTGACCTTCGCAAACGTATGAAAGAAGCACTTGATGCTGCTGGAATTGAAATTCCGTTCCCACATCAGGTTTATATTGAAAAGAAAGAAGACTAA
- a CDS encoding peroxiredoxin, giving the protein MAERLVGKQAPRFEMDAVMPNKEFEKVSLENIMKEDKWTVLFFYPMDFTFVCPTEITALSDRYDEFEDLDAEVIGVSTDTVHTHKAWINTSREDNGLGDLAYPLAADTNHKVSTEYGVLLEDEGVALRGLFIISPEGELKHATINHNDVGRDVDETLRVLQALQTGGLCPANWKPGQETL; this is encoded by the coding sequence ATGGCAGAACGTCTAGTAGGAAAACAAGCTCCACGCTTTGAAATGGATGCTGTAATGCCTAACAAAGAATTCGAAAAAGTAAGTCTTGAGAACATTATGAAAGAAGACAAATGGACAGTCCTATTCTTCTATCCAATGGACTTCACTTTCGTATGCCCAACAGAAATCACTGCATTGTCTGACCGTTATGACGAATTTGAAGATCTTGATGCTGAGGTTATTGGCGTATCTACAGATACCGTTCACACTCACAAAGCATGGATCAACACTTCTCGTGAAGATAACGGATTAGGTGATCTTGCTTATCCATTAGCAGCTGACACGAACCACAAAGTTTCTACTGAATATGGTGTGCTTCTTGAGGATGAAGGTGTTGCACTTCGTGGACTATTCATCATCAGCCCTGAAGGTGAATTAAAGCATGCAACAATTAACCACAATGATGTAGGCCGTGACGTAGACGAAACACTTCGTGTACTACAAGCACTACAAACTGGCGGACTTTGCCCAGCAAACTGGAAGCCGGGTCAAGAAACTCTATAA
- a CDS encoding redoxin domain-containing protein: MKLRAPMPELSGATEWLNGEVTKDDLLGDKPTLIHFWSVSCGLCKEAMPNVNEFRDRYSDELNVVAVHMPRSEKDLDLDKIKETAEEHGITQPIFVDNKHALTDAFENQYVPAYYVFDEEGNLRHFQAGGGGMKMLEKRVNRVLGNK, translated from the coding sequence ATGAAGCTAAGAGCACCAATGCCTGAATTATCAGGTGCAACTGAATGGTTAAATGGTGAAGTGACTAAAGATGATCTTTTAGGTGACAAACCAACATTAATTCACTTCTGGTCTGTAAGCTGTGGCTTATGTAAAGAAGCGATGCCGAATGTGAATGAGTTCCGAGATCGTTATAGTGACGAGTTAAACGTTGTAGCTGTTCACATGCCTCGTTCAGAAAAAGACCTTGATCTTGATAAGATTAAGGAAACGGCTGAAGAGCATGGTATTACACAGCCGATTTTCGTTGATAACAAGCACGCTCTTACAGATGCATTCGAAAATCAATACGTTCCAGCTTACTATGTATTTGATGAAGAAGGAAACCTTCGTCACTTCCAAGCTGGTGGCGGCGGTATGAAAATGCTTGAGAAACGCGTAAACCGTGTACTAGGCAATAAATAA
- a CDS encoding ABC transporter ATP-binding protein has protein sequence MDTFKKLKMYYLPFTKYFFISLVFLLLVTGITVVYPVVLQKTIDDVVEPERYELIPYLALAFIGLMLIKGIATYLHQYLGDLFGIKSVYTLRDGLYQKLQRLPFRYYDNARTGDLMSRLTADVEAFRFFLSFGFSEFIRITSLILISLSVMFYYSVPLALVTMAAMPFLAVVVFQFDRRVHPAFRGIRKAFGRLNTRVQENISGMNTVKSLSREDFEIGRFVDKNDDYRQNYLTTATIWAKYFPLMEFIGNICVVALLAFGGHLVITEQLNPGELVAFFSLVWYILGPLMNFGFVINLFSQSKASGERLLEILEAKEDIQEIEEPNRKARMDGHVTFKNVTLSYEEDDDSALKDISFDAPPGKTIGLIGATGSGKTSITQLITRFYEPQEGEVLVDNKPVDHYGLKELRSNIGFVLQESFLFSTTIKENIAYGNPEASMDDIIDAAKRAQAHDFIMDMPNGYDTLLGERGMGLSGGQKQRVAIARAILIDPSILVLDDATSAVDMETELRIQKALREVMVGRTTFIIAHRISSLKHADEILVLEDGKIVERGVHDDLLSNGGPYQRIYDIQYQDKEAIMQASKNA, from the coding sequence TTGGATACGTTCAAGAAGTTGAAGATGTACTATCTACCATTTACGAAGTATTTCTTCATATCATTAGTGTTTCTGCTGTTAGTTACTGGGATCACGGTTGTTTATCCGGTCGTATTACAGAAAACGATTGATGATGTTGTAGAACCAGAGCGCTATGAATTAATACCATATTTAGCATTGGCATTTATTGGGTTAATGTTAATTAAAGGAATTGCTACTTATTTACATCAATACTTAGGTGATTTATTTGGAATTAAATCAGTATATACATTAAGAGACGGTTTATATCAAAAGCTACAACGTCTCCCGTTTCGCTATTATGATAATGCAAGAACTGGAGACTTAATGTCACGTCTTACAGCAGATGTAGAAGCGTTCCGTTTCTTCTTATCATTTGGGTTCTCGGAATTTATTCGGATCACTTCATTAATCCTCATTAGTTTAAGTGTTATGTTTTATTATTCTGTACCACTTGCATTGGTCACAATGGCTGCGATGCCTTTCTTGGCCGTTGTTGTTTTTCAGTTTGACCGACGTGTACACCCAGCATTCCGAGGCATCAGAAAAGCATTTGGCCGCTTAAATACACGTGTACAAGAGAATATAAGCGGAATGAACACGGTTAAATCACTATCTCGTGAGGATTTTGAGATCGGCCGATTTGTTGATAAAAACGATGACTACCGACAGAACTACTTAACAACAGCAACCATTTGGGCTAAGTATTTTCCTTTAATGGAGTTTATCGGAAACATTTGTGTGGTTGCTTTGTTAGCATTTGGTGGTCATTTAGTTATCACTGAGCAGTTAAATCCAGGGGAACTCGTGGCATTCTTTAGTCTCGTATGGTACATTCTTGGACCTCTTATGAACTTTGGTTTCGTTATTAACTTGTTCTCTCAATCGAAAGCTTCGGGAGAGCGTTTATTAGAAATTCTAGAAGCTAAAGAAGATATTCAAGAGATTGAAGAACCGAATCGAAAAGCTCGTATGGATGGTCACGTAACGTTTAAGAATGTAACCCTTTCCTATGAGGAAGATGATGATTCAGCCTTGAAGGATATTAGTTTTGATGCCCCTCCAGGCAAAACAATTGGTTTGATCGGTGCAACAGGTTCGGGAAAAACAAGTATTACGCAGTTGATTACGCGATTCTATGAACCGCAAGAGGGGGAGGTACTTGTTGATAATAAGCCTGTTGATCATTATGGCTTAAAAGAGCTTAGAAGTAACATAGGTTTTGTTTTACAAGAGTCGTTCTTGTTCTCAACTACCATTAAAGAGAACATTGCATATGGAAATCCTGAAGCTTCTATGGATGATATTATCGATGCCGCAAAACGTGCACAAGCACATGACTTCATTATGGATATGCCAAATGGCTACGATACATTGCTAGGTGAGCGTGGTATGGGGCTTTCTGGAGGTCAAAAACAGCGTGTTGCTATTGCTCGAGCGATTTTAATAGATCCAAGTATTCTTGTTTTAGATGACGCAACCTCAGCAGTTGATATGGAAACAGAACTACGTATTCAAAAAGCACTAAGAGAGGTAATGGTTGGCCGAACGACATTTATCATTGCCCATAGAATATCATCACTTAAACATGCTGATGAAATCCTTGTTTTAGAGGATGGAAAGATTGTAGAACGTGGTGTACATGATGATCTGCTTAGTAATGGAGGGCCATACCAACGTATTTACGATATACAATACCAAGATAAAGAAGCGATTATGCAAGCTTCTAAGAACGCATAA
- a CDS encoding ABC transporter ATP-binding protein, whose product MAKRPQEEKKVSPHLKRFKYTQDQAIEKPFNWQQMVRMLQYLKPYSKRLLPLAILAMLVSTAVRLAVPILIGKVAIDVAIEGKDTTLLTWLVVAIGVLYLFSYVGNALRIRWVNVLGQNVIYDLRKHLFSHVQRLSHKFFDSKSAGSILVRIMNDINSLQELFTNGIINLLMDVVTLFGIVVILLVLSPKLALAIMVILPIMFYISTKLRRKIRRSWQQVRIQQSRLNSHLNESIQGIRITQSFSQEKENTEYFDGVNTDNFESWRNATKKSAMFRPFVEMSNAVGTVILISFGAYLIIQGPENGGIELGTFVTFAFFLGMFWEPISRLGQMYNQLLMAMAASERIFEFLDEEPNVEERQDAIKLQDMKGHIEFDHVQFAYDEERIALHDISLEMKAGQTVALVGHTGSGKSTIANLISRFYDPTKGSVKIDGHDLRDLTLNSVRQQISVVLQDTFIFSGTIKENIRFGRPDASDEEVMEAAKVVGADDFIQRLANGYETEVEERGNILSAGERQLLSFARALLADPKILILDEATSSIDTETEVKIQEALQRLLKGRTAIIIAHRLSTIRESDNIFVLEHGKILEQGNHAELMEQRGEYFDLVKTQFQMLDAM is encoded by the coding sequence TTGGCAAAACGTCCACAAGAAGAGAAAAAAGTGAGTCCTCATTTAAAACGGTTTAAATATACTCAAGACCAAGCCATCGAAAAACCATTTAACTGGCAACAGATGGTACGTATGTTGCAATACCTTAAACCTTACTCTAAGAGATTATTGCCGTTAGCCATTTTAGCTATGCTTGTTTCTACGGCAGTCCGCTTAGCAGTTCCAATTCTTATTGGTAAAGTAGCGATTGATGTAGCCATTGAAGGAAAGGATACAACCTTACTAACTTGGCTTGTTGTAGCTATTGGTGTTCTCTACTTATTTAGCTATGTAGGGAACGCTCTGCGAATAAGATGGGTAAATGTTTTAGGGCAAAATGTGATTTATGACTTAAGAAAACATTTATTTTCCCACGTCCAACGTTTGTCCCATAAATTCTTTGATTCGAAATCAGCTGGTTCCATTCTAGTTCGAATTATGAACGATATTAATTCCCTTCAAGAGCTATTTACAAATGGAATTATCAACCTATTAATGGATGTAGTTACACTGTTCGGTATTGTTGTGATTTTGCTTGTGTTAAGTCCAAAGCTTGCCCTTGCAATCATGGTTATCTTACCAATCATGTTTTATATTTCTACAAAGCTACGTAGGAAGATCCGTCGTTCCTGGCAGCAGGTACGTATTCAGCAATCTCGATTGAACTCTCACTTGAATGAAAGTATTCAAGGTATTCGTATTACGCAATCTTTTTCACAGGAAAAAGAGAATACAGAGTACTTTGATGGTGTAAATACGGACAACTTTGAAAGTTGGAGAAACGCAACGAAAAAAAGTGCAATGTTCCGTCCTTTTGTAGAAATGAGTAATGCAGTGGGGACTGTGATCTTAATTTCATTTGGTGCTTATTTAATTATTCAGGGTCCAGAAAATGGCGGGATTGAATTAGGTACATTTGTTACGTTTGCCTTTTTCTTAGGTATGTTCTGGGAGCCAATCTCCCGCCTTGGTCAAATGTACAATCAGCTTCTCATGGCAATGGCAGCATCTGAACGTATTTTTGAATTTCTAGATGAAGAGCCAAATGTCGAAGAACGTCAAGACGCCATTAAGCTTCAAGATATGAAAGGCCATATTGAATTTGATCATGTTCAGTTTGCTTATGATGAAGAACGTATTGCCCTTCATGATATCTCATTAGAAATGAAAGCCGGTCAAACCGTAGCTTTAGTAGGTCATACAGGTAGTGGTAAATCCACGATCGCAAATTTAATTAGTCGATTCTATGATCCAACCAAAGGTTCTGTAAAAATCGATGGTCATGATTTAAGAGACTTAACACTAAATAGTGTACGTCAACAAATTAGTGTTGTCTTACAGGATACATTTATTTTCTCAGGTACTATTAAGGAAAACATTCGATTTGGTCGCCCTGATGCTAGCGATGAAGAAGTAATGGAAGCAGCAAAAGTCGTAGGTGCTGATGACTTCATTCAGCGACTAGCTAATGGATACGAAACAGAGGTAGAAGAACGAGGAAATATTCTATCAGCTGGTGAACGTCAGCTTCTATCCTTTGCTCGTGCGTTACTAGCCGATCCGAAGATATTAATCTTAGATGAGGCGACATCAAGCATTGATACGGAAACCGAAGTGAAGATCCAAGAGGCTCTCCAACGTTTATTAAAAGGACGCACAGCGATCATTATCGCTCACCGTCTATCAACCATTCGTGAGTCTGACAATATCTTTGTCCTTGAACACGGTAAGATTCTTGAACAAGGAAACCATGCTGAGTTAATGGAGCAACGTGGAGAGTACTTTGACTTAGTTAAAACTCAATTCCAAATGCTCGATGCAATGTAA
- the qoxA gene encoding cytochrome aa3 quinol oxidase subunit II — translation MRIFKAFVLASFLLVFLSGCSALPVLDPKGPVGEAQKDLIFWSIALMLFIVAVVFALFTFMVVRYRERPGYETHEPEEMEGNTWLELLWTGVPVIIVVLLAVPTVNTIYQLEEPPSSTKEKEPLVIHATSADWKWFFSYPEQGIETVNYLHIPEDRPILFKLTSADSMAALWIPRLGGQEYNMNGMRTELFLQADEPGVYNGRNANFTGRGFTEQTFKVYAQKPEEFQQWVDKTLEKAPKLTKDKYDHMLLPGHVERQTFSSTHLQYVDHAKNAEYTVNVRERLGYDPEEESSH, via the coding sequence ATGAGAATTTTTAAAGCATTCGTGCTAGCAAGTTTTTTGCTAGTCTTTCTTAGTGGGTGTAGCGCATTGCCTGTCTTGGATCCTAAGGGTCCGGTTGGTGAGGCGCAGAAGGACTTAATTTTCTGGTCCATTGCGCTCATGTTATTTATTGTTGCAGTTGTATTTGCGCTATTTACATTCATGGTAGTTCGTTACAGAGAGCGACCTGGTTACGAAACACATGAACCAGAAGAGATGGAAGGAAACACATGGTTAGAATTGCTTTGGACAGGAGTTCCCGTCATCATTGTTGTACTTCTTGCTGTACCGACTGTAAATACGATTTATCAATTAGAAGAACCACCAAGTAGCACGAAAGAAAAGGAGCCTCTTGTCATTCATGCTACTTCTGCAGATTGGAAATGGTTCTTTAGTTATCCTGAACAAGGTATAGAGACGGTAAACTATTTGCATATTCCAGAAGATCGACCAATTCTTTTTAAACTTACTTCAGCTGATTCCATGGCTGCTCTATGGATTCCTCGTTTAGGTGGACAGGAATACAATATGAATGGCATGCGTACTGAACTATTTTTACAAGCTGATGAGCCAGGCGTATATAATGGTCGTAATGCAAACTTCACAGGTAGAGGCTTTACGGAGCAGACGTTTAAGGTTTATGCACAAAAACCTGAGGAGTTCCAACAGTGGGTTGATAAAACCCTAGAAAAAGCACCTAAGCTAACAAAAGATAAATATGATCATATGCTACTTCCTGGTCATGTCGAACGACAAACGTTCTCTTCAACGCATTTACAATATGTTGATCACGCAAAAAATGCGGAATACACAGTAAACGTTCGAGAACGCTTGGGCTATGACCCTGAAGAGGAAAGCTCACATTAA
- the qoxB gene encoding cytochrome aa3 quinol oxidase subunit I: MKLDEFFVTGDPLIYGADVSIILSMIGIVFVLTKYKKWGWLWKEWLTTVDHKKLGIMYILSAVLMLFRGGVDALLMRAQLTMPEAEFLDSTHYNEIFTTHGTIMIIFMAMPFLIGLMNVVVPLQIGARDVAYPFLNAVSFWTFFMGAMLFNISFVIGGSPEAGWTSYVPLAGNELSPGPGQNYYLLGLQVAGIGTLLTGINFLVTILKMRAPGMTLMRMPMFTWSSAITCIIIIFAFPVLTVALALMTLDRIFETHFFTMVDGGMPMLWANLFWLWGHPEVYIVILPAFGIFSEVISTFSRKNLFGYKAMVYSMVIIAALSFVVWVHHFFTMGADASVNSFFSVTTMAISIPTGVKVFNWLFTMYKGRIKINTAMLWSLAFIPNFVIGGVTGVMLAMAAADYQYHNTYFLVAHFHYVLISGTVFACFSGLYYWYPKLFNHKLNERLGKWSFWLFMIGFNVCFFPMYFLGFAGMPRRVHTYAEGSGWFELNAVASVGGVMMGIGFVILVYNIYYSIRYEPRLTTGDPWDARNLEWATPSPVPYYNFAKIPEVRGLDEFWRMKQEGKKDLDLKKDKLEPIHMPDYSGVPVIMSTFLFISGFGLVFEWMWMGIAGAIGVVITMIMRSFDPDEGYHVEVEEIKEIEENVRREEA; the protein is encoded by the coding sequence TTGAAACTAGATGAATTTTTTGTCACCGGTGATCCGTTAATCTATGGAGCTGATGTGTCTATCATCCTATCCATGATTGGAATTGTCTTCGTTTTAACGAAATATAAAAAATGGGGATGGCTCTGGAAAGAATGGCTCACGACAGTTGACCATAAAAAATTAGGCATTATGTACATCCTTTCAGCTGTACTTATGCTATTTCGAGGCGGAGTTGATGCACTTTTAATGCGTGCACAGCTAACCATGCCTGAAGCTGAATTTTTGGACTCCACACACTACAATGAAATTTTTACAACGCACGGAACTATCATGATTATTTTCATGGCTATGCCATTCTTAATTGGCCTTATGAACGTGGTTGTACCCTTACAAATTGGAGCAAGAGACGTTGCTTATCCATTCTTGAATGCCGTCAGCTTTTGGACATTCTTCATGGGTGCCATGCTCTTTAATATATCCTTCGTTATCGGAGGCTCACCTGAAGCGGGGTGGACATCTTACGTACCGCTAGCAGGAAATGAGCTAAGTCCTGGACCAGGGCAAAACTATTACTTACTCGGTCTACAGGTGGCCGGAATTGGTACGTTATTAACGGGGATAAACTTCCTTGTTACGATTTTAAAAATGCGTGCACCTGGTATGACATTGATGCGTATGCCGATGTTCACGTGGTCGAGTGCGATTACATGTATTATTATTATTTTCGCATTCCCCGTCTTAACTGTAGCGCTAGCGCTTATGACACTTGACCGTATTTTTGAAACACATTTCTTCACAATGGTGGATGGCGGAATGCCGATGCTTTGGGCGAACTTGTTCTGGTTATGGGGTCACCCTGAAGTGTATATCGTTATCCTACCTGCCTTTGGTATTTTCTCAGAGGTTATCTCAACGTTTTCACGAAAAAATCTATTTGGTTATAAAGCTATGGTTTATTCCATGGTTATCATTGCAGCACTAAGTTTCGTTGTATGGGTACATCACTTCTTTACCATGGGTGCTGATGCAAGTGTAAACTCATTCTTCTCTGTTACAACAATGGCGATATCCATACCAACGGGTGTTAAAGTCTTTAACTGGCTCTTTACTATGTATAAAGGGCGGATCAAGATTAACACAGCCATGCTTTGGTCATTAGCCTTTATTCCGAACTTTGTTATCGGTGGTGTAACAGGGGTTATGCTTGCTATGGCAGCAGCTGACTATCAGTATCACAATACCTACTTCCTTGTAGCACACTTCCACTATGTGTTGATCTCTGGAACGGTATTTGCTTGTTTCTCAGGATTGTATTACTGGTATCCTAAACTATTTAATCACAAATTAAATGAGAGATTAGGAAAGTGGAGTTTTTGGTTATTCATGATCGGATTCAACGTATGTTTCTTCCCTATGTATTTCTTAGGGTTCGCAGGTATGCCACGTCGTGTTCACACATACGCAGAAGGATCTGGATGGTTCGAACTGAACGCAGTTGCTTCAGTCGGTGGCGTCATGATGGGAATCGGCTTTGTTATTCTAGTTTATAATATCTATTACTCTATTCGTTACGAGCCTAGATTGACAACAGGCGATCCATGGGATGCACGTAACCTAGAATGGGCAACACCTTCACCAGTTCCGTACTACAACTTTGCAAAAATTCCTGAGGTTCGTGGACTAGATGAATTCTGGCGTATGAAGCAAGAGGGTAAGAAAGACCTTGATCTTAAGAAAGACAAGCTTGAACCAATTCATATGCCTGACTACTCAGGAGTTCCTGTTATTATGTCTACATTTTTATTTATCTCAGGTTTCGGTCTTGTATTTGAATGGATGTGGATGGGGATTGCTGGTGCTATAGGCGTTGTCATTACGATGATTATGCGTTCCTTTGATCCTGATGAAGGCTATCATGTTGAAGTAGAAGAGATAAAAGAAATTGAAGAAAATGTTCGTAGAGAGGAGGCGTAA
- the qoxC gene encoding cytochrome aa3 quinol oxidase subunit III, protein MGHTEAIDPNKPLEYQTEKSRLNILGFWIFLGAEVALFATLFATYFVLTGRLADGPGPGELFEIKGVLIETFILLTSSFTCGIAIHEMRRGSKKGLMIWFGLTLLLGLGFLYFEIEEFIHYVHEGATIQTSAFWSSFFTLLGTHGAHVSLGIGWMIMILIQVARHGLNTTTTRKAFIISLYWHFLDVVWIFIFTGVYLMGMVM, encoded by the coding sequence ATGGGACACACAGAAGCAATTGATCCAAACAAACCATTAGAATATCAAACCGAAAAAAGTCGATTAAACATTCTAGGTTTCTGGATTTTCCTTGGAGCTGAGGTAGCACTTTTTGCGACATTATTTGCTACGTATTTTGTTCTGACCGGTAGACTTGCAGATGGACCAGGTCCTGGTGAGTTATTTGAAATCAAAGGTGTTTTGATTGAGACGTTTATCCTTTTAACAAGTAGTTTCACGTGTGGAATTGCAATTCATGAAATGAGAAGAGGAAGTAAGAAAGGATTAATGATCTGGTTCGGCCTTACGCTTCTTCTCGGGTTAGGCTTTCTTTACTTTGAGATAGAAGAGTTTATCCACTATGTACATGAGGGTGCTACAATCCAAACAAGTGCATTTTGGTCTAGTTTCTTTACTTTACTAGGGACGCACGGTGCACACGTGTCACTTGGTATCGGGTGGATGATTATGATTTTGATTCAAGTTGCACGTCATGGTTTAAATACTACAACAACAAGAAAAGCCTTTATCATTTCCCTATATTGGCACTTCCTTGATGTTGTCTGGATCTTTATCTTCACAGGCGTGTATTTAATGGGGATGGTGATGTAA
- the qoxD gene encoding cytochrome aa3 quinol oxidase subunit IV: MAGNSHNKFPWNHVLGFIFSIVLTLIAVWAALYSSLSLTAIVWTIVTLALLQAAVQLFMFMHIGEGEGKAQKGTIYFSAFIAVVIVAGSIWVMNAMMHSMM, encoded by the coding sequence ATGGCAGGAAACAGTCACAATAAATTTCCGTGGAATCACGTTTTAGGATTTATTTTTTCGATTGTTTTAACGTTAATCGCTGTGTGGGCAGCTTTATATTCAAGCCTATCTTTAACAGCTATCGTATGGACAATCGTTACCTTGGCACTTCTTCAAGCTGCTGTACAATTATTTATGTTCATGCACATTGGAGAAGGAGAAGGAAAAGCACAAAAAGGTACGATTTATTTCAGTGCTTTCATCGCTGTTGTAATCGTAGCTGGATCCATTTGGGTTATGAACGCGATGATGCATTCTATGATGTAA
- a CDS encoding spore morphogenesis/germination protein YwcE, whose amino-acid sequence MDVLMVYALFATFTPLFLWIEYRKMAIIQLPLIVGMWSFLIIEIGALTVHPIIYGLSLSLLVINILYAHAGLVVGLVNDSKMRGKLDDMSKAVSRTS is encoded by the coding sequence ATGGATGTATTGATGGTTTATGCGCTTTTTGCAACATTCACCCCACTATTTCTATGGATTGAATACCGAAAAATGGCGATCATTCAACTGCCACTTATCGTAGGAATGTGGAGCTTTTTGATTATTGAAATCGGAGCCTTAACTGTGCACCCAATCATATACGGACTATCACTCTCCCTACTTGTCATAAACATTCTTTATGCACATGCAGGTCTGGTTGTTGGTTTAGTCAATGATTCAAAAATGCGTGGAAAATTAGATGATATGTCTAAAGCTGTTAGTCGAACTTCATAA